From the genome of Streptomyces sp. NBC_01304:
CGTCGTACGGCGGCTGCGGGTCGTACTCGATCATGAGCTGGATGCCCTGGGCGTACTGATCGCCGGCGATCTTTCCGGCCAGGGTCAGGCCCATGTCGATGCCGGAGGAGACGCCCGCCGCGGTGACGTACTTGCCGTCGAACACGACGCGGTCACCGGTCGGTTCGACGCCGTGCTTCCCGATGTCCTCACGGGACAGCCAGTGGGTCGTCGCACGGCGGCCGGCCAGCAGGCCCGCGGCGGCGAGCAGCAGGCTGCCGGTGCACACCGAGGTGGTCCAGGTGGTGGTGGCGTCGACCGCGCGCAGCCAGCCCGTGACGGCCTCGTTGTCCATCTGGACCTGCACGTTCTCCGGCGGGCCGCCGGGGACGACCACGATGTCCGGGCCGCTCACCTCGGCGAGCGACTTCGCGGCGACGAGGCTGAGGGTGCGGTTGTCGTCCTGGACCGGCCCCGCCTGCTCGGCCACGAACACGACCTCGGTGTCCGGGAGCGGGCTGAGGGTCTGGTAGGGACCGATGGCGTCGAGGGCCGTGAAGCCGTCGTAGAGGAGTACTGCGATCTGCATGGGATCCCCTCCCTGGGGTGTGGGTGCTGTTCAGGCCTGCGGGTGGCGAGTGGTCGCGCGGTACTCCTCGACGAGATCGGCCGGGGCCTTCTGCGGGGAGCCCGCGTCGTACGGCGGCTGGGGGTCGTACTCGGTGAGTAGCTGGAGGGACTGGGCGGTCCGGTCCCCGGCGATCCTTCCGGTGAGGGCGAGGGCCATGTCGATGCCGGAGGAGACGCCCGCGGCGGTGACGTACTTGCCGTCGAACACGACGCGTTCGCCGGTGGGTTCGACGTCGAAGCGCTTGAGGTAGGGCAGGGCCAGCCAGTGCGAGGTGGCGCGGCGGTCCTTGATCAGGCCGGCCGCGGCGAGCAGCAGCGAGCCGGTGCACACGGACGTGGTCCAGGTGGTGGTGGCGTCGACGGCCCGGAGCCAGTCGAGCAGCCGCTCGTTCTCCATCTGCGGGGTCTGGCCCGGGCCGCCGGGAACGATCACGACGTCCGGGCGCGTCACCTCGTCCAGCGTCTTGTCGGCGACGAGGGCGAGGGTGCCGGTGTCGTTGCGGACGGGGCCCGTCCGCTCGGCGACGAAGACCGTTTCTGCGTCGGGGATCCGGCTGAGGATTTCATAGGGGCCCACCGCGTCCAAGGCGGTGAATCGGTCGAAGAGGACGATCGCGATCTGCATGGCAGGGCTCCGGTTTCAGGGGTGTAGGAATGCACGGATGGCGAGTTCAGAGACGTATGGATTGAGGGCGTATGGATTGAGGGCGTACGGATTGAGGGCGTACGGATTGAGGGCGTACGGATTCAGGGCGTACGGGTTCAGGGCGTACGGGTTCGGGGCGTACGGGTTCAGGGCGTACGGGTTCAGGGGCGTACGGGTTCAGGGGTCATGCGGGAGTGGGGCGGAAGCGGCGCCGGTACTCCGCGGGGGCCGCGCCGAGGGTTTTGACGAAGGCCCGGCGCATGGCCTCCGGGGTGCCGTAGCCGCAGGCCCGGGAGATGCCCTCGACGCCGTCGGTGCTGTCCTCCAGGAGGCGGCGCGCCTGCTCCAGGCGGACGCGCTCCACGTACTTGCCGGGGGTCATCCCGGTCTCGGACTGGAAGGCGCGGGCGAAGTGCCGGGGCGAGAGCCGGGCGCGGGCGGCCAGGGACTCGACGCTCAGGTCGTCGGCCGGGTGTTCCGTGATCCACTGCTGGACCTCGCGCAGGGGCTCGCGCTGTGCGGTCTGCGCGGCGAGCTGGGCGCTGAACTGGGCCTGGTTACCCGGGCGTCTGAGGAAGACGACCAGGTGGCGGGCGATGCCGAGCGCCATGTCACGGCCAAGGTCCTCCTCGACCAGGGCCAGCGCCAGATCGATGCCCGCGGTGACGCCGGCGGAGGTGGCGATGTGGCCGTCGCGCACGTAGATGGCGTCGGGGTCGACGTCGATCTGCGGGTAGTTGCGGGCGAGGGTGTCGCAGTACGCCCAGTGGGTGGTCGCGCGACGGCCCTCCAGGAGCCCGGCGGCCGCGAGCAGGATCGCGCCCGTGCACACCGAGACCAGCCGCTTCGCCCGCGGGGCGTTCGCGCGCAGCCAGTCGATCAGGCGCGGGTCGGGGTGCCGGGTGCCCTGGCCGCCCGGGAGGAGCAGGGTGTGCGGTACGGGGGCGTCGGCGAGGGAACTGTCCGGGACCAGGGTGAGGCCGCTCGAGGTGCGCACCGGGCCGCCGTCCAGGGACGCGGTGTGGATCCGGTAGCCGACGGCCTCCTCGGCGTACGCGGCGCCCGCGAAGACCTCCACGGGGCCGGTGACGTCGAGGCTCTGGATGTCGTCGAAAAGGACGACCAGGACGGTGCGCTTCGTCATGCCCTCGATCCTTCCGGCGGCCGGCGATGGCCGCAATGACGAAGAACCCACCTATGCTGCCATCCCGGTCGGCCCTGCCGTGGTGTCACTCCCCACCCGCCTCAGCGTTGCGCCCCTGCCCTTCCAGACGTACCGACCAGTCGGTAACGTGCTTGGCATGACCTCTCTTGCCGCTCTGCCCGCACGCGCGGGACGTCGCTGCCACAACGTGATCAACCCGATGCACTCCACGGTGTACTTCTCGCCGGACGCCACCAGGGAATTCGCCGGAGTCGGCATCGAGGACCGACGGGCCGCCTATTTCGCGGGGCGGGCCGCGGCGATGGGGGCGGTGGGGCCCGGCGCGGTCGCCGCGACCTTCTACAACTTCAAGTACGAGCTGGTCGCCCGGCATCTGCCGGCCGTGTGGGAGATCGCGTCCCCCCAGGTGGTGCTGGCCGCACGCACGCGTGCCGCCGACACGACGCTGCGCCGGCTGCTCGGCGACGAGGCCGTGGCCTCGGACGAGATGGCCGAGGCCGCACGCCTCGCGCTGCGGGCCGCGGAGGCCTGTACACGCCACGCACGGCCGCTGTACGCCGCGCACGCCGACCTGCCGGTGCCTGACGAGCCGCACCTCGCCTACTGGCATGCGGCGACGCTGCTGCGCGAGCACCGCGGCGACGGTCATCTGACGGCTCTCCTGGAGGCGGACCTCGACCCGCTGGAGGCGCTGGTCAGCCACACCGCGACCGGCAAGGGCATGACACCCAAGTGGATCCTGGCCATGCGCGGCTGGACCCAGGAGGAGTGGGATGTGGCCGTGGCTCGCCTGACCGGGCGTGGACTCCTCGCCACCGACGGGGAGTTGACCCCGGCCGGCGTCGAACTGCGCAAGGACATCGAGGACCGTACGGACCGCCTCGACGCGGCTCCCTACGCGCATCTGGGCGCGGCCGGGGTGGAGCGGCTGACCGAGCTGGCGACCGGGTTCATCGCCACCGCGCTCGGCGCGGGGGCCTTCCCGGCGGATCTGATCGGCAAGGGCTGACCTCGCTCCCGGGCCTGCGGGACGGGCCGCGTTTGCGGTGCCTGCCTGCGGCTACCCGTTGGCCGTCCGGCCGGTTCGGCCGGGCGGCAACGAGGGGAGATATCTCATGTTCCGTGCGATCGCAGACGCACTGCGCCAGATCGGCGCGGCCGTCACCGGCTTGGTGACGCTGCCGTTCCGTTTGCTGGCCCGGCTGTTCGGCGGGGCCTCGCGCTCCGGGCGCCGGGGCGGCCGGAGCGGACGCGGGGCCTCAGGCGCACGCCGGGCCGGGCGCGGGCGACCCACCGGCTGGGGCCGCAGGCCGGGACGCGCACGACGGGCCTGAGCCGACCGGGCCCCGCCTTGTCGGTGCCACCTGCCACAATGCTGACGCGCAAAGTTGCAGCAAGCTCAGCGAGAAGGCGGTACCGGAACGTGACGACACAGCTGCCACCCACCGTGGGTTCCATCGAGGGCAGGATCGCCGAGGAACTCGGCGTGCGGGAGCGTCAGGTGCGGGCCGCGGTCGAACTGCTCGACGGCGGTTCGACCGTCCCGTTCATCGCGCGCTACCGCAAGGAAGCGACCGAGATGCTCGACGATGCGCAGCTGCGCACGCTCGAGGAGCGGCTGCGCTATCTGCGGGAGCTGGAGGAGCGGCGTACCGCGATCCTGGAGTCGGTGAACGAGGGGGGCAAGCTCACCGATGAACTGCGGACCCAGATCCTCGCCGCCGACACCAAGGCCCGCCTCGAAGACATCTATCTGCCCTTCAAGCCCAAGCGGCGCACCAAAGCGCAGATCGCCCGCGAGGCCGGCCTGGAGCCGCTCGCCGAGGGGCTGCTCGGGGACCCGTCGGTGGACCCACACGCGGCCGCCGCGGCGTTCGTGGACGCCGACAAGGGAGTTGCCGACGCGCAGGCCGCCCTCGACGGTGCCCGCGCCATCCTCACCGAGCGGTTCGGTGAGGACGCCGACCTGATCGGCGAGCTGCGTGAGCGCATGTGGACGCGCGGGCGGCTCGCCGCGAAGGTGCGCGACGGCAAGGAGACCGAAGGCGCCAAGTTCGCCGACTACTTCGACTTCGCGGAGCCCTTCAAGGACCTGCCCTCGCACCGCGTGCTCGCGATGCTGCGCGGCGAGAAGGAGGGCGTGCTCGACCTCGTCCTGGAGCCCGAGGAGGCGACCGAAGGGCCGTCCAGCTTCGAGGGCATCGTCGCCCACCGCTTCGGCATCTCCGACCGGGGCCGCCCGGCCGACAAGTGGCTTGTGGACACCGCCCGTTGGGCCTGGCGGACCCGCATCCTGGTGCACCTCGGCATCGATGTCCGGCTGAGGCTGCGTACCGCCGCCGAGGACGAGGCGGTCAAGGTCTTCGCGTCGAACCTCCGGGACCTGCTGCTCGCCGCCCCGGCGGGCACGCGCGCGACGCTGGGGCTCGACCCCGGCTTCCGTACCGGCGTGAAGGTCGCCGTGGTCGACGCGACGGGCAAGGTCGTCGCGATCGACACGATCTACCCGCACGTGCCGGCCAACAAGTGGGACGAGTCCCTCGCCAAGCTGGCCAAGCTCGCCAAGGAGCACCAGGTCGACCTCGTGGCGATCGGCAACGGCACGGCGTCCCGCGAGACCGACAAGCTCGCCGGTGAACTCATCACCAAGCACCCGGAGTTGAACCTCACCAAGGTCATGGTCTCGGAGGCCGGCGCCTCGGTGTACTCCGCCTCGGCCTTCGCCTCGCAGGAGCTGCCCGACCTCGATGTGTCCATCCGCGGCGCGGTCTCGATCGCGCGCCGGCTGCAGGACCCCCTCGCAGAGCTGGTGAAGATCGACCCCAAGTCGATCGGCGTCGGGCAGTACCAGCACGACCTTTCCGAGGTGAAGCTCTCGCGCTCGCTGGACGCGGTGGTCGAGGACTGTGTGAACGGCGTGGGTGTGGACGTGAACACCGCGTCCACGCCGCTGCTCGCCCGGGTGTCGGGCATCGGGGCGGGGCTCGCCGAGAACATCGTGGCGCACCGCGATGCGAACGGGCCGTTCCGGGCGCGTACGGCGCTCAAGGATGTGGCGCGGCTCGGGCCGAAGGCGTACGAGCAGTGCGCGGGGTTCCTGCGGATCCGTGGCGGGGACGACCCGTTGGACGCGTCATCCGTGCACCCGGAGGCGTATCCGGTGGTGCGCAAGATGGTGAAGTCCGTGGGGGGCGAGGTCGCCTCGCTGGTGGGCAACGGTGCGGCGCTGCGCTCGCTGAAGCCCGCCGAGTTCGTGGACGAGAAGTTCGGTCTGCCGACCGTGACGGACATTCTGCGCGAGCTGGAGAAGCCGGGGCGTGACCCGCGGCCCGCGTTCAAGACGGCTTCCTTCAAGGACGGCGTCGAGAAGATCTCCGACCTGGCGCCCTCGATGGTGCTCGAAGGGGTCGTCACGAACGTGGCGGCGTTCGGGGCCTTCGTGGATGTGGGTGTGCATCAGGACGGGCTTGTGCACGTGTCGGCCATGTCCAAGACCTTCGTGAAGGATCCTCGGGATGTGGTGAAGCCCGGGGACATCGTGAAGGTGAAGGTGCTTGAGGTCGATATTCCGCGTAAGCGGATTTCGCTGACGCTCCGGTTGGACGACGAAGCCGCGGCCTCGGACGCCGGTTCTTCGCCCGGTGGGCGGCGGGAGCGTGGCCAGGCCAAGGGTCAGGGTGGTCGGCCTCCGCAGCAGCGAGGTGGCAGTGGCGGCCAGGGCCGGGATCGCCGTACCGGCGGGGCCGGGGCGGGTGGGCGGCAGGCGCCGCCTCCGGCCAATAGTGCGATGGCGGATGCGCTGCGCAAGGCAGGGCTGGTGGATCGGAAGAAGCGGGGCTGACCCGTTTCTTTTTCCCCACCCCGCCCCTTCCCGTAAGGCTGCCGCCGGCTTCAAAGACTGTCCTCAAACGCCGGACGGGCTGATTTATCAGCCCGTCCGGCGTTTGAGGACCATCACAGAAGTCCTGCCAGCTTGTACAGCGCCAACGACCCCGCCACCGCCACGTTCAGGCTTGCTCCCGTGCCCACCATCGGGATTTCCACGCAGGCGTCCAAGCGGTCCAGTGCCTCCGGCGGGATGCCGTGTTGTTCGTGGCCGAGGACCAGGACCGTGGGCTCGCGGGCCGTGGGGAGGTCGGCGAGGCGGACTGCCTCGTCGGCCAGTTCCACGCCGACTATGCGCAGGCCTCGGGCCCGTTGCTTGTCCAGCCAGCCCAGTGGGTCGCCGGTCCAGTGGACGCAAGGTGGCTTGCGGAGGGTGTTGCCGCGGGCCAGGGCCTCGGGAACCCAGGAGAAGCGCGGCACCGTGATGCAGGCGCCGACCGCGTCGCACGTACGTGCCAGGGTTCCGAGGTTGGCGCCGTGCAGGGGCCAGAGCGGGGCCGCGTACAGGTGGTCCCAGCAGGAGTGGGCTCGTGGTCGGCGGGAGCGGCGGAGCTCTGCCGGGGTGCGGGTGCGGATCGCGGGTGGAGGGCCGCCTCGGCCAGGAGTCGGTTCGCCTCGCCCGGAGGTCCGGCTGCCTCGGGCCGTGCTCATCGGGCCGTGGAGGCGGGCCTCCAAGTCGTGGTGGTGCGGGTGGAGTTCAGCTTCATCTTCTGGTGGCGGAGTACGGCCCGCCTGGCCGGTGCGGCAGTGTCATCGCACCATCGGTGCGACCAGCACGCTCCCCGTGGTGCGTGCCACGATGAAGGATTCCCCCTTGGTGGCCTTGGCGTCCAGCGCAATTCGGTGCTTGCCGGGCTCCAGTACGTCGTCGAAGACCTCGTGGGTGTGGGTGCGGTAGAGGCGGTCGAGGCGGTACGCGATCAGGCGCACCCGGCAGGTCGAGGTGACCTCCACGCCTGCTTCGCCCTCCGCGGCGACCAGGCGGACGAGGCGGCGCTGGGCCGGTGGGCTGCGGTCGAGGGCGCCCTCGATCTGGGCGACCAGGAGCGGGGTGATGGGGGCGAGCCCGTCGACGTACGCCACGTCCACACCCGCGCGTACGAACGCGCCCTGCACCGTGGTGCGTTGGTCGTCCGTGACCGCGCGGCCGAAGGCGACCGCGCCATAGGTGCGCAGCTCCTCGGGCGCCATGGCCGCGGCGTCCTGGACGTCCTGGGTGATCTCCGCGCCGATCCCGATGATGCGCAGGGCCGCCGCGAGCTTGCCGAGGACCGCCGCGCGGGCGCCGATGAGCAGGACGCGGCGGCGGGCGGGGGGTTCGGTGGACGTGTCGAGCAGGCGGCCGAGTTCGGTGCGGTACTGGTCGCCGGCGAAGCGAAAGGGGCCGATTCCGTGGTAGCCGTTGCGCTCCAGGTCAGCGTGTTCGCTGGTCTGCCAGGCGAAGTCCCGCCAGACCACGTCGTCCGAGCTGTCGTCGGCCCGCTCGATCCGTGCGGTGACCGCGCCGCATTCGAGGCCCTCGCACTCGGGGCAGCCGTAGATGACGTACCGGCCGTCGGCCAGTGGTGGTTCGGCCTCCAGGAGGAGGCGGCGTACATGCGCGGTGAAGATGGCGGGCGGCACGTCGGCCGCGAGCGGGGAGACGGCGTCGAGGTCGGAGAGCTGGAACAGCAGCGGGCGGCCGTCCACGATGAAGTCCAGGAAATCGCGGTGCACTTGGTAGTCACCGTTGGCCAGGACCCCACCGGCACGTGTCGCCGGCGCGAGGCCGAAGGTCATGTATTCGGCAGACATGCCCTGAGTATCCCCAGCGGGAGACTGATGTGAGCACGGCATCACAGATTCCACAAAGGCACATTCGGTGAATCACGGCGGTCTAGGGTCCGGGCATGAGTACTGATGCGTACGAGGCCGATGTGGTCGTGGTGGGCGGTGGGGTCATCGGGCTGACGACGGCGATCGTCCTCGCCGAGCGGGGCCGCCGGGTCCGGGTGTGGGCCAAGGAGCCCTCGGAGCAGACGACTTCGGCGGTGGCGGGGGCCCTGTGCTGGCCGTATCACATCGAGCCCGCGGAGTTGGTGGGCGCGTGGGCGGTGCGCTCACTGCAGGAGTACGAGGCGCTGGCGGGCGATCCGGGGGCGACCGGGGTGCGGCGCGTCGCCGGGGTGCAGGCCGACACTCCGCTGGACTTCATGCCGGTGTGGACCGAGGCGCTGCCCGGGGCGCGCGAGGCGACGGCGGACGAGCTGCCGGAGGGGTACGGGCAGGGGCTGCGGGCGACGGTGCCGCTGATCGACATGCGGGCCCATCTGGGCTATCTGACGCGGCGGTTGCTCGCTGCGGGCGGGGCGGTCGAGGCGCGCGCGGTGTCCGGGTTCGACGAGGCGGCGCGGGTGGCGCCCGTCGTGGTCAACTGCTCGGGGCTCGGGGCGCGTGAGCTGGTGCCCGACGCGTCGGTGGAGCCGGTGCGCGGGCAGCTGGTGGTCGTGGAGAACCCGGGGATCGAGGAGTGGTTCGCGGCGCCCAACTCCCCCACGGAGATCACGTACATGCTGCCGCAGCCGTTCGGTGTCGTTCTCGGCGGCACCTCGCAGCCGGGTTCCTGGGACCGTACGGCGGACCCGGCGACGGCTCGGGCGATCGTCGAGCGCTGTGCACGCGTGCATCCCGCTCTCGCGAAGGCCCGGGTCCTGGAGCACCGGGTGGGGCTGCGGCCGGTGCGGCCCGCGGTGCGGATCGAACGCGAAGTGCTGGTGGGTGGTGGGGTGTTGGTGCACAACTATGGGCACGGGGGTGCGGGAGTGACCGTGGCGTGGGGGTGTGCGGAGGCTGCGGCGGAGCTTGCCTGAGCTGATGGGGGGGCGATCGACGGGGCCCGCCGCCCTGAGGCCCGCTTCAACCGCGTCCGGCACCTTCGCCTGCGCCCACCCGTGCCGCCCTGCGGCACGGGTGCCCGCAGGGTCGGCAGGGGTGGGCGCAGGGCGGCGTCCCCTAATCCGAACGCGAACCCGCTTCGGACTCGGTCGGCGCCGGCCCGATCTGGATCTCGAAGTCGCCGTCGTACTGCTCGTGTCCGGCGATGACCGCCATCTCGATGGCCTCCTCGCCCTTCTCGCCCCGCACGATCAGCGGGTCCTGGCGCAGGTCGCGCATCATGGCCACGCACATGCCGATCATCACCACGGCGAATGGCGCCGCGGCCAGGATGGTCAGGTTCTGCAGGCCCTGCAGCGCGTTGTCCTTGCCGTTGCCGATGAGCAGCATGACGGCCGCGACGCCTCCGGTGACCACGCCCCAGAAGACGACCACGAACTTCGACGGCTCGAAGGTGCCCTTCTGGGAGAGCGTGCCCATCACGATGGAGGCGGCGTCGGCGCCGGACACGAAGAAGATGCCGACCAGAATCATCACCAGGAGGCTCATCGCGGTGGCGATGGGGAACTCCCGGAGCACGGCGAAGAGTTGACCCTCCGACGTGGCCTCGTCGGCCAGGCGCTTCGACTCCGCCAGCTTCATCGACGTACCGCCGAAGATCGCGAACCAGAGGAGGCTCACGGTGGACGGCACGAGAATCACGCCGCCGATGAACTGACGGATCGTACGGCCGCGGCTGATGCGTGCGATGAACATGCCGACGAAGGGCGTCCAGGAGATCCACCACGCCCAGTAGAAGACCGTCCAGCCGCTCAGCCAGTCGGCGACGCCCTCGCCGCTGGAGGCTTCGGTGCGGCCGATCATCTGCGGCAGATCACCGAGGTACGAGGCGATCGAGGTCGGCAGCAGGTCCAGGACGATGATCGTCGGTCCGGCGACGAACACGAACACCGCGAGGATCAGGGCGAGCACCATGTTGATGTTGGACAGCCACTGGATGCCCTTCTCCACACCGGAGACCGCCGAGGCCACGAACGCCACGGTCAGGACCGCGATGATGGAGACGAGCACGCCGGTGCCGACCTTCTCGGCCCAGTTCAGCTCCTCCATGCCGCTGCCGATCTGCAGCGCGCCGAGCCCGAGGGAGGCGGCCGAGCCGAAGAGCGTGGCGAAGATGGCGAGGATGTCGATGACCCGGCCCGGGGTGCCGTTCGCGTGCTTCTTGCCGATGAGCGGCGTGAAGACGGCACTGATGGTCTGCCTGCGGCCGCGCCGGAAGCTGCTGTAGGCGATGGCGAGGCCGACGACCGCGTAGATCGCCCACGGGTGCAGCGTCCAGTGGAAGAGCGTCGTCGCCATCGAGGTCTGCATGGCCGCCGCGGCGTCCGCCGGATCGGTGCCGGGCGGGGGCGTCTTGAAGTGCGAGAGCGGCTCGCTCACGCCGTAGAACATCAGGCCGATGCCCATGCCGGCGCTGAACATCATGGCGACCCACGAAACCGTACGGAACTCCGGCGCCTCGCCCTCCGCACCGAGGGTGATCTTCCCGTAGCGGCTGATGGCCAGCCACAGCGCGAAGACCACGAAGCCGGAGGCGGCGAGCACGAAGGCCCAGCCGCCGTTGTGGATCAGCCCCGTGAGCATCTTGCTGGACACGCTCTCGAGGGACTTGGTGGAGACGGCCCCCCAGACCACGAACGCGAGGGTGAGGACGGCGGTGACGCCGAACACCACGCGGTCGGTCTGGGGTGGCCGTTCACTGTGTTTCGGCAGTGACAGGTGTGGTGGCTGCTGGTGGGGTGGTGGTTGCTTGTGAGGCGGTTGCTGTGGTGCGTCTTGCGACACTGGGCGACCTCTCGGGGGGTGACGGATTTGTGTCTCCGCTACCCCCTACCACAGGTGCCACACAGAACTCGCAGCTCACACGCCCTCAGCAGGCTTCTACTGGTGCTCCCTTGGCCAGGTGGTACGGCGCCCGCTCGTCGAGCAGCAGCGGGACGAGCGCGCGTTGCGACTGTCGTACGGGGACGAGCGCGCCCGTGCCGTCGGTCTTCACTCGGACGCCGTGCAGGGCGAGTTCGTCCTTGAGGTCCGCGTACTGGGCGGCGTCCAGGCGGTAGCCGCAGGGCGGGTCCTGGATGATCTCGGCGGGTTCGGCGGGGTCGTTGTCGGCGCCGCCCAGATAGACCGGGCCGCGGTCCGCGAGGCCCTTGTACCGGGAGGCGGTCGTCGCGGCGTGGACGCGGCGGCCGCGCTCGTCCGTGAACTCGAACAGGCCGCCCAGGGCGGAGGTTTGGGACGCGACCCGGCGCCGGTGGTTGAGCGACTCGTCGGCCTTCTCGGCGTCGCTGAGCGCGTCGACCCTGCTCTCGATGAGCAGCCCGACCGCGTGCTTGATGCCGGACGCGTTGCGCAGGATGCGCTCCTGGCCGTCGCCGGCGGTCTGCTTGATCGGGTCGCCGGTGACCGGGTCGGTCCAGATGCCGTACGTCCCCGTCGAGTGGCCGGCCTCGTTGGCGGCGGGCCGGACGTAGTCGTCCGAGAGGGTCTGGGCCTCCTCGTGGACGTGCGCGTCGGTGTTGAGGTTGCGCGGCCACAGGTCGAACAGGTCCTTGTCGTAGTACGGCGGGGTCGCGCCGTACTCGTGCAGGTCATAGATGACGTCGGGGCGTTCGTCGCGGATGACGGCGGCCATGGCGCGGCCCTCGGCGGTCTGCAGGGCTATGTGGTCGCGGTTGATGTCGACGCCGTCGGAGTTGCCGCGGGTGTCGGCGTTGCGGCCGTCCGGGTTGGCGGTGGGGACGACCAGGAGGCGCGTGCGCTCCAGGAACTTCTTGGTCCGCTTGTCCTTGGCGAAGGCCAGGTCGCGGACCTTGGTGAGGCAGGCCTCGCGCCCGGACGGCTCGTCGCCGTGCTGGCTGCAGATCAGCAGGACGGTGGCGGTGGGGCGGTGGCCGCCGCCGATGCGGACGAGCTGGAGCGGGCGGTTCTGCTTGGTGGAGCCGATCCGGTCGATGCCGACGCGGTCGCTGCCCCGGTCGACGGCGGCGAGGAAGTCCCACTCCTCGGGCTGGGTGGTCCAGTTCTTGCCGTTGCTGAGCTCGAATCCGGTGCGGGGCAAGGTGGTGGCCGTGTCTGTCGCCCCGGCACTGGCGTTCGCGGGGGCGGTGAGCAGGGGGGCGGCGAGGGCGGTCGCGGCGGCGGTCAGGGCGAGGGCGGCGAGGCGGGGTCTCACGGGGTGCGGTCTCCTGAGGTAGGTCGTACACCTGCTGTACGTCGGCCCGCAGGCGGCCCGCTGGACATCACGGGCCGCCTGCGGCACGGGTGTTACGGCAGCGGCGGAACCCGGCTCGCGGCCGGCGCCTCGGTCAGGCCTTCGTAGCGGGCCTCGCGGGGCGCGGCCGCCTGTGCGTTGCCGCTGGTGGCGGCGGCGAAGGCGCGGGTGCCGCCGACGATCGGCAGCTTGGCGTAGGTACGGGACAGGTCCAGGGTCAGCTTCGGGGTGCTGGCCGGCGGGTCGATGAGGTCGATGTCGGTGCCGCCCACGATCAGGGCGAGGCGATGCCCGGCCGGGACGACGTGGTCGCTGGCGGCGACGTCGATGGTGAGCGTGTAGGGCT
Proteins encoded in this window:
- a CDS encoding BCCT family transporter; translated protein: MVFGVTAVLTLAFVVWGAVSTKSLESVSSKMLTGLIHNGGWAFVLAASGFVVFALWLAISRYGKITLGAEGEAPEFRTVSWVAMMFSAGMGIGLMFYGVSEPLSHFKTPPPGTDPADAAAAMQTSMATTLFHWTLHPWAIYAVVGLAIAYSSFRRGRRQTISAVFTPLIGKKHANGTPGRVIDILAIFATLFGSAASLGLGALQIGSGMEELNWAEKVGTGVLVSIIAVLTVAFVASAVSGVEKGIQWLSNINMVLALILAVFVFVAGPTIIVLDLLPTSIASYLGDLPQMIGRTEASSGEGVADWLSGWTVFYWAWWISWTPFVGMFIARISRGRTIRQFIGGVILVPSTVSLLWFAIFGGTSMKLAESKRLADEATSEGQLFAVLREFPIATAMSLLVMILVGIFFVSGADAASIVMGTLSQKGTFEPSKFVVVFWGVVTGGVAAVMLLIGNGKDNALQGLQNLTILAAAPFAVVMIGMCVAMMRDLRQDPLIVRGEKGEEAIEMAVIAGHEQYDGDFEIQIGPAPTESEAGSRSD
- a CDS encoding M14 family metallopeptidase — translated: MRPRLAALALTAAATALAAPLLTAPANASAGATDTATTLPRTGFELSNGKNWTTQPEEWDFLAAVDRGSDRVGIDRIGSTKQNRPLQLVRIGGGHRPTATVLLICSQHGDEPSGREACLTKVRDLAFAKDKRTKKFLERTRLLVVPTANPDGRNADTRGNSDGVDINRDHIALQTAEGRAMAAVIRDERPDVIYDLHEYGATPPYYDKDLFDLWPRNLNTDAHVHEEAQTLSDDYVRPAANEAGHSTGTYGIWTDPVTGDPIKQTAGDGQERILRNASGIKHAVGLLIESRVDALSDAEKADESLNHRRRVASQTSALGGLFEFTDERGRRVHAATTASRYKGLADRGPVYLGGADNDPAEPAEIIQDPPCGYRLDAAQYADLKDELALHGVRVKTDGTGALVPVRQSQRALVPLLLDERAPYHLAKGAPVEAC